In a genomic window of Roseiflexus castenholzii DSM 13941:
- a CDS encoding acetyl-CoA carboxylase carboxyltransferase subunit alpha, with protein sequence MTTPTLSPWDKVQLARHPRRPHTLDYVRALCEDFVELHGDRRYGDDEAIVGGLARFANRTVVIVGHQKGSDARENVRRNFGMAHPEGYRKALRLFRLAEKFGFPLICFIDTPGADPSMESEERGQGNAIAENILALAGLRVPIVACIIGEGGSGGALALGVADRLLMLEHAIYSVAAPEAAASILWRDASKAPEAASAMKITAQDQYNLGIVDEIVPEPDGGAHTDAATTAAAAGKALRAALDELTALPIDELLRRRYTRYRAIGRFQEHQPRLLDLRSPPLPFKGS encoded by the coding sequence ATGACCACGCCAACTCTCTCTCCATGGGATAAAGTGCAACTGGCGCGGCATCCACGCCGTCCGCACACGCTCGATTATGTGCGTGCATTGTGCGAAGATTTCGTCGAATTGCACGGCGACCGGCGCTACGGCGACGATGAGGCGATTGTCGGCGGTCTGGCGCGCTTTGCCAACCGCACCGTCGTGATCGTCGGGCATCAGAAAGGAAGTGATGCGCGGGAGAATGTGCGCCGCAATTTTGGTATGGCGCACCCGGAGGGATACCGCAAGGCGCTGCGTCTCTTTCGCCTCGCCGAAAAATTCGGCTTTCCCCTGATCTGTTTCATCGACACGCCCGGCGCCGATCCAAGCATGGAATCAGAAGAGCGTGGGCAGGGCAATGCGATTGCGGAAAATATTCTGGCGCTCGCCGGGTTGCGGGTCCCGATTGTGGCATGTATCATTGGCGAAGGTGGCAGCGGCGGCGCCCTGGCGCTCGGCGTCGCCGACCGGCTGCTCATGCTCGAACACGCTATCTATTCCGTTGCGGCGCCCGAGGCAGCTGCCTCGATCCTGTGGCGCGACGCGAGCAAAGCGCCCGAAGCGGCGAGCGCGATGAAAATCACTGCGCAGGATCAGTACAACCTCGGAATTGTTGATGAGATCGTTCCCGAGCCGGACGGCGGGGCGCATACCGATGCCGCAACAACAGCAGCGGCGGCAGGAAAAGCGTTGCGCGCCGCACTCGACGAGTTGACCGCGCTGCCAATCGACGAACTGCTCCGGCGCCGCTACACCCGCTATCGCGCCATCGGGCGATTCCAGGAACATCAACCACGTCTGCTCGACCTGCGTTCCCCGCCGTTGCCGTTCAAGGGATCGTGA
- a CDS encoding SH3 domain-containing protein, giving the protein MSQEIVIALLVGAILIVAIALILARRRRAARQDELPLPDIGGIGGTIDYTSLPEEEPRTLGERFRAAPPAVKALIILAPVVLIGVIVVLALTFTPVDSGTPSTPPPPPPRLAIERAEVVGRGKIVVVVKTENLPSGATVTAILREGDQEFSWFNPETALAQPDPLSGEAQVVLDRRSDAPTPRQGETYTVIAIARGANGEIARSDPAPLDVLQPFFNDFYVLAVEPTPAPAATPTATLSPVTPESAPTVVATQELTGTATIAGNIRRAPNREADVVGRLSLGEVVTLSERSIDGEWYRISTSAGLSGWVSRTLLIVDQDLAAQLPVATPDNLPTAAVFNGGNVRTSPNLRGLVIDQVNAGESVTLLARNTDSTWVKIINERQITGWVSRTLLTITPNDLRSLPVSNETVPTPLPATAAALPPPPTPNATVPPMTGLTAIVFNGGNVRAAPNLQAQVLDQVNARETVQLLSKTPDGNWYRITNIRGVTGWVNRTLLTVDPDVARRVPVGQ; this is encoded by the coding sequence ATGTCGCAAGAGATCGTCATTGCTTTGCTGGTCGGTGCCATCTTGATTGTCGCCATTGCACTGATTCTGGCGCGGCGGCGACGCGCTGCCCGGCAGGATGAGTTGCCGCTGCCTGATATTGGCGGGATCGGTGGGACGATCGATTACACATCGCTTCCCGAAGAGGAGCCGCGCACCCTGGGAGAGCGCTTCCGCGCAGCGCCGCCGGCGGTCAAGGCGCTGATCATCCTTGCACCGGTTGTCCTCATTGGGGTGATCGTCGTTCTGGCGTTGACGTTCACCCCGGTGGACTCTGGCACGCCATCGACTCCTCCGCCCCCGCCGCCGCGCCTTGCCATCGAACGCGCTGAGGTCGTCGGCAGGGGCAAAATCGTTGTGGTCGTCAAAACGGAAAATCTGCCGTCCGGCGCAACGGTGACGGCGATCCTGCGCGAGGGCGATCAGGAGTTCTCGTGGTTCAACCCCGAAACGGCGCTGGCGCAGCCCGATCCGCTCAGCGGTGAGGCGCAGGTGGTGCTCGACCGTCGCTCCGATGCGCCAACGCCACGTCAGGGTGAGACGTACACGGTGATTGCCATTGCGCGCGGGGCCAACGGCGAAATCGCGCGATCCGATCCCGCGCCGCTCGATGTCTTGCAGCCGTTCTTCAACGATTTTTATGTTCTGGCTGTCGAACCGACGCCGGCGCCAGCAGCAACGCCCACCGCGACGCTTTCGCCCGTAACGCCGGAATCGGCGCCAACAGTTGTTGCAACCCAGGAGTTGACCGGCACAGCGACGATTGCCGGCAACATCCGGCGCGCACCCAATCGTGAAGCGGACGTGGTAGGGCGATTGTCGCTCGGTGAGGTTGTTACTCTCTCCGAACGCAGTATCGATGGCGAATGGTATCGCATCTCTACGTCGGCTGGTCTCAGTGGATGGGTCAGTCGCACGCTGCTGATCGTCGATCAGGACCTGGCGGCACAACTGCCGGTCGCCACGCCTGACAATCTGCCAACAGCCGCCGTGTTCAATGGCGGGAATGTGCGCACCAGTCCAAACCTGCGCGGTCTGGTCATCGATCAGGTCAATGCGGGTGAAAGCGTGACTCTGCTGGCGCGCAACACCGACAGCACATGGGTCAAGATTATCAATGAGCGCCAGATTACAGGATGGGTGAGCCGCACCCTGCTGACCATCACGCCCAACGACTTGCGCAGTCTGCCGGTCTCGAACGAAACTGTGCCAACGCCACTGCCCGCGACGGCGGCGGCGCTGCCGCCGCCGCCGACCCCGAATGCGACCGTGCCGCCGATGACCGGGCTGACTGCCATTGTGTTCAATGGCGGGAATGTGCGCGCAGCGCCCAACCTTCAGGCGCAGGTGCTCGATCAGGTCAATGCCCGTGAAACCGTGCAACTGCTCTCCAAGACGCCCGACGGCAACTGGTACCGGATCACCAATATTCGCGGCGTGACCGGTTGGGTCAATCGCACGCTCCTGACCGTCGACCCCGATGTGGCGCGCCGTGTGCCGGTGGGGCAGTGA
- the accD gene encoding acetyl-CoA carboxylase, carboxyltransferase subunit beta, translating into MKDLFRRAPKRFTAARIENQAIPDNMWVKCPSCGDLIYTRQFSDNLKVCKCGYHMRLAAREWLGLLDDGSFVEFDAALAPVDALEFISPRHVYAHKLSESQEQTGLNDALITGSGAIEGMPLCVAVTEFEFIGGSMGGAFGERLARIIEQAADARVPLLTINASGGARQEEGTLALLQMAKVNMALTRLAAVGQPHIAVLVDPCYGGVLASYTSVADIIIAEPGARIGFAGRRVIEQTIRQKLPAHFQTAEFLLSHGMIDMVTPRGELRSVLATLLRLFHNAPERAADVQNAPALARA; encoded by the coding sequence ATGAAAGACTTGTTTCGGCGCGCGCCGAAGCGTTTCACGGCAGCGCGCATCGAGAATCAGGCGATCCCCGATAACATGTGGGTCAAGTGCCCTTCGTGCGGCGATCTGATCTACACCAGACAGTTCAGCGACAATCTGAAGGTCTGTAAGTGCGGCTATCACATGCGGCTGGCAGCGCGTGAATGGTTGGGGCTGCTCGACGATGGTTCGTTTGTCGAGTTCGACGCCGCGCTGGCGCCGGTGGATGCGCTGGAGTTCATATCGCCGCGTCACGTCTACGCGCACAAGTTGAGCGAAAGCCAGGAGCAGACCGGGCTGAATGATGCGCTTATCACCGGCAGCGGCGCGATTGAGGGCATGCCATTATGCGTGGCAGTCACCGAATTCGAGTTCATTGGCGGTTCGATGGGCGGTGCATTTGGCGAGCGCCTGGCGCGTATCATCGAGCAGGCTGCCGACGCACGCGTTCCGCTGTTGACGATCAACGCCAGCGGCGGTGCGCGCCAGGAAGAAGGAACCCTGGCGCTGCTCCAGATGGCGAAAGTCAATATGGCGCTGACCCGCCTTGCAGCGGTCGGTCAACCACACATTGCCGTGCTGGTCGATCCGTGCTACGGCGGTGTGCTGGCGTCGTACACATCTGTGGCAGACATTATCATCGCTGAACCCGGCGCGCGGATCGGGTTCGCCGGGCGTCGGGTCATTGAACAAACCATTCGGCAGAAACTGCCCGCCCATTTTCAGACCGCCGAATTTCTGTTGAGTCACGGTATGATCGATATGGTGACGCCGCGCGGCGAACTGCGGAGCGTCCTGGCAACGTTGCTCCGCTTGTTCCACAACGCGCCCGAACGCGCCGCAGACGTTCAGAATGCCCCGGCGCTGGCGCGCGCCTGA
- a CDS encoding glycosyltransferase family 39 protein, with the protein MAAFTRVLSRRTVSAVPVILFLLAIIVRLPNGIFLTVDEAYHWIALSKRFATTLSTGNFADTFYFGHPAVTTLWLGVAGHWLYDTLTVPEIIGEGKDTFYPLVRLPAALVTALALALSYPLLKRLFGFHVALLAALLWVGEPFLVAHSQLFHMDATLTSLMTLSLLLLLIALQHREGSLLGSPWWIGSGVAFGLGLLTKSPALLLIPMAGLIALFRQWDAIRDIRSFVKALIGCVAPLCVWGGIAAIVWTVLWPAMWVKPLATTWGVVSEILFDGGAPHPWGNFFMGRAVDDPGPLFYLVAIPFRLAPWTLIGVLLWVGFTVTDGRRAWSGSNRWLLLLALFVVLFVAAISVMAKKFDRYALPVFPALTILAAAGICRSAGFLWRGITRFVVVPPQRFIVAGYACAIITLAINLYAYFPYYLAYYSPLLGGGAAAEQILPVGWGEGLELAAAFIAAQPDGKDRPIAVFYQPVLRPFAPAGVAPLQAIQDPRRVDYAIAYIDQLQRNTQPELHQPFRRLQPLYTVRIHGINYAYVYQVPPPVAQPLKADFGEAIHLRGYDLDASAIRSGGALTITLEWQARAPVDNDYVLFIHVLNDRAERVAQIDVPLGTDHWTSRTWRAGRCFSTLYRVPLPFDLPAGTYRLAMGVYDPHTFARLSLRTDGERATDAGEHALLLTRITIP; encoded by the coding sequence ATGGCTGCTTTCACGCGCGTTCTGAGCCGTCGTACAGTGTCAGCAGTTCCGGTCATCCTCTTTCTTCTGGCAATTATTGTGCGCTTACCCAACGGCATCTTTCTCACGGTCGATGAAGCCTACCACTGGATCGCGCTCTCGAAACGTTTCGCCACCACGCTCTCTACCGGCAATTTTGCCGATACCTTCTACTTCGGGCATCCGGCTGTTACGACTCTCTGGCTTGGCGTGGCGGGCCATTGGCTCTACGATACCCTGACTGTGCCCGAAATCATTGGTGAGGGCAAGGATACCTTCTATCCCCTGGTGCGCCTGCCGGCAGCGTTGGTCACGGCGCTTGCGCTTGCACTTTCGTATCCGCTGCTCAAACGCTTATTTGGCTTCCATGTTGCGCTCCTTGCGGCGCTTCTCTGGGTGGGTGAGCCGTTTCTGGTCGCTCACTCGCAGTTGTTTCACATGGACGCCACGCTCACCTCGTTGATGACGCTGAGTCTGCTTTTACTGTTGATTGCTCTCCAGCATCGCGAGGGCAGTCTGCTCGGTTCGCCCTGGTGGATCGGCAGCGGTGTGGCGTTCGGTCTGGGGCTGCTCACAAAGTCGCCTGCGCTCTTGCTCATACCGATGGCGGGGCTGATTGCACTGTTTCGGCAGTGGGACGCCATCCGCGATATTCGCTCATTTGTGAAAGCGCTCATCGGTTGCGTTGCGCCGCTGTGCGTGTGGGGCGGGATTGCGGCAATTGTCTGGACGGTGCTCTGGCCCGCGATGTGGGTCAAACCGCTGGCTACAACGTGGGGTGTGGTGTCGGAGATCCTCTTCGATGGCGGCGCGCCGCACCCCTGGGGCAATTTCTTTATGGGACGCGCTGTTGACGATCCAGGACCGCTCTTCTATCTTGTGGCGATCCCTTTCCGACTGGCGCCCTGGACGTTGATCGGCGTTCTGTTGTGGGTCGGATTCACCGTGACGGATGGCAGGCGCGCATGGAGTGGATCGAACCGCTGGTTGCTACTGCTGGCGCTCTTCGTTGTCCTTTTTGTTGCGGCGATCTCGGTGATGGCAAAAAAATTCGACCGCTATGCGCTACCGGTCTTTCCTGCGCTGACAATCCTGGCGGCAGCCGGGATCTGCCGCAGCGCCGGTTTCTTGTGGCGCGGTATCACAAGGTTTGTCGTCGTTCCGCCGCAGCGGTTCATCGTTGCGGGGTATGCGTGTGCCATCATCACGCTGGCGATTAACCTGTACGCCTATTTCCCGTACTATCTGGCATATTACAGCCCGCTGCTGGGAGGAGGAGCGGCGGCAGAGCAGATTCTGCCCGTTGGTTGGGGGGAAGGGCTTGAACTGGCTGCGGCATTTATCGCCGCACAACCCGACGGCAAGGATCGTCCGATTGCCGTGTTCTATCAACCGGTGCTACGCCCATTTGCGCCGGCGGGTGTCGCACCGCTCCAGGCGATCCAGGACCCGCGTCGGGTCGATTATGCGATTGCGTACATCGATCAGTTGCAACGCAACACCCAACCCGAACTTCACCAACCATTTCGCCGTCTGCAACCGTTGTACACCGTGCGCATCCATGGTATCAACTACGCCTACGTCTACCAGGTTCCGCCGCCGGTCGCGCAGCCACTCAAGGCCGATTTCGGCGAAGCCATTCATCTGCGCGGCTACGATCTGGATGCTTCGGCGATCCGATCCGGCGGCGCGCTGACCATTACTCTGGAGTGGCAGGCGCGCGCGCCGGTGGACAATGACTATGTTCTCTTTATTCACGTGTTGAATGATCGTGCTGAGAGGGTAGCACAGATCGACGTGCCGCTCGGAACGGATCACTGGACCTCGCGGACATGGCGAGCGGGACGATGCTTTTCAACCCTGTATCGTGTTCCGCTTCCGTTCGATCTGCCGGCCGGGACGTATCGCCTGGCGATGGGTGTGTACGACCCGCACACCTTTGCCAGATTGTCGCTGCGCACGGACGGGGAACGCGCTACGGATGCCGGCGAACACGCGCTGCTCTTGACGCGCATCACGATCCCTTGA